The nucleotide window GGTGAGGACGAAAAATACCTTTGCCGCGGCATCTTCGAGACCTTCGCGGAAAAAAACCTGCGTTATTCCCAGATGGCGCCGCTTTCCATGTTTGACGAAAAAAATACGGGTACGAATTTGCCCGCGCAGGTCGAGATTTACAGCACGTCGGGAAGCGAGTACCGTTTTCTTTTTCTCGCCAAAGGCGGCGGCTCCGCGAACAAGACCTTCCTTTACCAGGAAACCAAAGCGCTTCTCAACGAAAAGTCGCTCCTGGAATTTTTGAAGACCAAACTTTTTTCCCTCGGCACTGCGGCCTGCCCGCCGTACCACATCGCGGTGGTGATCGGCGGCACGAGCGCCGAAGCCACGCTGAAAGCCGTGAAGCTTGCGTCCGCGGGCTATTACGACGAACTTCCCGCCTCCGGCAATGACAAAGGCCAGGCCTTCCGCGACCGGGAATGGGAGGAAAAGGTTTTCCACCTCGCGCAGGAAAGCGGCATCGGCGCGCAATTCGGCGGCAAATATCTCGCGCATGACGTGCGCGTCGTCCGCCTTCCGCGGCACGCGGCGTCCTGCCCCGTGGGCCTGGGCGTCAGCTGCAGCGCGGACCGGAACATCAAAGCCAAGATCACCGAAGAGGGCATCTTTCTCGAGCAGCTGGAAACGCATCCGGAAAAGTACGTGCCGGACGAAAAGGCGTTGAAACTGAGCGCTCCGATTGCGGTAAATCTCGACCGGCCCATGGAAGAAGTGTTGAAAGAGCTTGGCCGCTATCCCGTGAAGACGCGGCTTGTGCTTTCCGGCACGCTGATCGTGGCGCGCGACGTGGCGCATGCGCGCATCCAGAAAATGATCGACGAGGGAAAACCCATGCCCGACTATTTCAAGAAACATCCGATTTATTATGCCGGCCCGGCCAAGACACCCGAAGGCATGGTGACGGGCAGCTTCGGGCCCACGACGGCCGGGCGCATGGACGGCTACGTGGAGAAATTCATGGCGCTCGGCGGCTCGCGCATCATGCTGGCCAAGGGCAATCGCTCGCCGAAAGTGGCCCAGGCCTGCAAGCGCTACGGCGGCTTTTACCTCGGCTCCATCGGCGGGCCGGCCGCGATTCTGGCCAAGGAAAACATCCTGTCGGTCGAAATCGTGGATTTCGAAGAGCTCGGCATGGAAGCCGTGCGCAAGATCAAGGTGAAGGATTTTCCCGCCTTCGTGGTCTGCGACGATAAGGGCAACGACTTTTTCGCGGGCATGGCCATGGGCGTGGAAAAATAACCGGATTTGACAGCGCCTGGCGCGAGGCATAAAATTCTCGGCATTGGTTTCTGAGGGGCTCATGATCGAAGTTGAAAAACTCAGCATGCGGTACGGCCACTTCACGGCCCTGAACGAAATTTCTTTTCAGGTCCGCGAAAAGGAAATCCTTGGCCTTCTCGGGCCCAACGGCGCGGGTAAGACGACGGCCATGCGCATCATGACCACTTACCTGCATCCGTCGTCGGGCACGGTTCGCGTGAACGGCGCGGACATCCTGAAACATCCTCTCGAAGCGCGGCGCAGCATGGGCTATCTTCCGGAAACCGCGCCTCTCTACCTCGACATGAGGACCGACGAATACCTCGACTTTGTCGGCCGCGCGCGCGGCCTTCAGGGCAGCCGCCTTAAAGAACGCCTCGACTGGCTGCAGCAGGCCTGCGAAATCAAATCCGTGTGGAAGCACAACCTGTCGGAACTTTCCAAAGGCTTCCGCCAGCGCGTGGGCCTGGCGCAAGCGCTCATCCATGATCCCAAAGTCCTGATCCTGGACGAGCCCACGTCCGGCCTGGACCCGCTTCAGATTATGGGCATCCGCGACCTGGTGCGCGACCTCGCCAAGGAAAAGACCATTATTTTTTCCACGCACATCCTGTCGGAAGTCGAAGCCATGGCCGACCGCATCGTGATCCTGAACGAAGGCCGCATCGTGGCTCAGGGTTCGCGCGAGGAGCTGGCGCAGAAAGTCCGCGAGCAGGGCGAAGCAAGGCCCGCGCTCACGCTCGAAGACATCTTCATCGCGCTCCTTCGCCCGAAAAAGACGGGGGCCGTGCATGTCTAACCTGACCACGGTCTTCCGCCGCGAAATCAACGCCTATTGGAATTCCTCCATCGCCGCGATTTTCATCATCGTGTTCGTCCTGATCAATGCCGGGCTTTTCATGACTCAGTTCTTTCTCGTGGGCCGCGCGGAGATGCGCTCGTTTTTCATGATGCTGCCGTTTCTGTTGTCCGTTTTCCTTCCCGCCGTCACCATGCGCCTCTGGGCCGAAGAAAAGCGCGGCAACACGCTGGAACTTTTGCTGACGTTTCCGATGAGCACGCACGCGCTCGTCCTCGGAAAATTCCTGGCGAGCTTTGTGTTTTACCTCGCGGCGCTCGCGGCCACGCTTCCTGTGGCAGTCATGCTGCGCGCGCTCGGGACGCCGGACATGGGCGCGATCCTGGGAGGATACCTGGGCTCGGCTTTTCTGGGGGCTTTTTACCTGGCCATCGGCATTTTTGTTTCCGGCCTCGTCGCGGACCAGATCGTGGCGTTTATCCTGGCCATGCTGGCCTGTTTCGCGCTGCATCTTTTGGGCATGGAATTTTTGTCCGCCTCGATCGACGGATGGTGGCCGGGGCTCGGCACGTTCCTCCAGGAATACGTGGGCTCGGCTTCCCGCTTCGAGGCGTTCGGCAAGGGCGTGATCGACGGCCGGGACCTGATCTATTTCGCGCTGGGCACGGGGTTGTTCCTGTCGCTGAACGGCTTTTGGCTGGAAGGCCGCATGCGCCCGCGCGCGAAAGCGATTTTCGCTTCGGCCGCGGCGATCGGCTGCGGCATTTTTCTCATGACCAACTGGTTTCTCGGGGACGTGCATCTCGGCCGTTTCGACCTGACGCGCGGCAGGCTCTACACCGTGTCGGACGCGACCGTGAAAATTTTCCACGACCTCAAGGCGCCGGTCCTGGCGAAACTGTACATCTCTCCGTCGGAGAAAATGCCCGCGGGCATGAAGACCCTCGAACAGGACGTGGTGGGAAAGCTCGAAGAATTCCGCGTGGCTTCGGGCGGACGCTTTCAATATAAGGTGTTCCACATGGAAGCCGCCAACATCACCGATCCCGAAGCCGCGGCGCAGCAGGGGCAGGAATCGGCCGAAGCCAAGGCCCAGAACAAAGGCATTGTCCCGTTCCAGGTCCAGTCCGTGGAAGCGGACGAAATGGGCGTGCGGCTGGTTTATTCCACGCTCACGCTGGCGTATAAAGAAAAACCCGAAGAAGTCATCCCGCAGATCATGCCTGACAGTATTTATAATCTCGAATATCTCGTGGCCTCGAAAATTTTCCGCATGACGCTCGCGGAAAAACCCAAGATCGCCATGGTTGCGCCTTTCCAGGAACAGGCCATGGACCCGAACATGGCTGCGCTGCTCATGCAGCTGGGCGGCGGCAAAATCCCGGACCGCTACCGCCAGGACGAATACCAGATCGTGAACGCCATGCTCGAAGAAGAAGGCTACGAAGTCGCGCGGGTCCGGCTGGACGAGCAGGAGCCCCTTCCCGAAGGCGTGAAGACGTTGATCGTGCTGGAACCGACAGAGCTCACCGACCGCCAGCGTTTCGAGATCAACCGCTTTCTCGTGGGCGGCGGTTCGGTTTTCCTGGGCGTGCAGCAATACGAATTCGATTATGATCCCACGGGCGGCCGGCTGAAAATCGTGGGCCGCGCCAAGAAGCCGGAGATCAACCCGCTGCTGGAAGCCTGGGGCGTGGAGCTCGATGCCAACGTGCTCGCCGACGAGCAGAACGAAGTCATTTCCATCGCAGGCGGCGCGCAGCTCGGGCCGTTTGCGATCTCGGTTCCCGTGAAAGCGCCCATCCATATCCTGGTCGCGTCCGGGCAGATGAACAAAGACCTTTCGATCACCTCGCAGCTTCCGCCGCTTTTTTATCTGTGGGGCAGCGCGCTGAAACTCGACGCGGCCAAGCTGAAATCCGAGGGCCTGGAAACGAAAATGCTTTTCGAGTCCAGCGCGCATTCCTGGACCGTCCCGTTTTCCGAAGCGGGTTACGTGCCGCGCGATCTTACGCAGGATAAGGCCATCGAGCAGGGGCCTTTTCCTCTGGCCGTGTGGGTGAAGGGGCAATTCGCGGACGCTTACGCGGGCAAGCCGGTCCCGGCCTGGCCCGCGCCGCAGCCTGAGCCCGGAGCGCCCGCGCCCGAACCCCAGCCGCAGCCGACTCTGGCGCCGGTCACACCCGCGCCCGGAAATCTCATTGTGACGGGCGACGCGACCATGTTCCAGAAGCATTTGATCCAGGTTGGCGGGCACCTTAATTTCATCATGAATGCCGTCGACGTCCTGACGCTGGGCGAAGGCCTGGTTTCGATCCGTTCGAAGCAGGCCATGGACCCGACGCTCGGCAGGATCTCTACGGCTCAAAAACTTTTCTGGCGGCTTTTCGTCACGTTTTTCTCGCCGCTGGTCATTGCCGGGCTCTGGGCCATGCGCGTGCTTTGGAGAAGGCGCGCGAAACAGGCCTACGTCAAATCTCTCGCCGCTATCTCATGAAGTCCTCGCACGTTCTTGTCCTCGGGCTCATCCTTTTCTTTCTCGGCGTGGGCATCGCGATCAAGCAGCTGCGCCGGCCGGCGTACCTGGCGGCTTCGGCCACCACTTCTCTCAAAGCGGATTTCGATGCCGCCAAGGTTTCCAAGATCGTGATCGGCAAAGGCGAGAAAGCGTCTTCGATCGAGCTGGTTAAAGAAAAGGGATGGAAAATTTCCGGTGCCTGGAAAAGCGCCGCGGATAACCACAAAGTGGACGCCCTTCTCGGACGGCTGAAGTCCCTGGAAGGCGAGCTGCGCTCCACGGACAAGGCGCTTCTGGCCGATTACGGAATCGCAGACGAAGAAGCCTTTCACGTTCATCTTTTGGACGGCGATAAATCCCTGACGCATTTCCTGATCGGAGCGAAGTCCTCCGGGGCCGGCTCGGTTTTCGTGCGCCTGAAAGATTCGGCTGAGGTTTTTGCGGTGGACGAGCCGCTTCTGGAATCGCTCGGCGTCGAGAGTGGTCCTGAAGCGGGCGAGCCTCCGGCGGAATACTGGCATGACCTGAGATTCTTCCGCTCGGACACGTCGCTCGTGCGTGAAATCCAGGTCCTGAAGATGGGACCGGGCGAGCCTGTGACGCAGGCCGGCCTTGTCAAACAGCCTGCCGCCGCCGCGAAGCCCGAGGCCTGGGCCTTTTCCAAGATCGGCCATGCGTTCGCGCTGGACGAAAAAAAGGTCCAGGAATACCTGCAGTTTCTTTCCGGCGCCATGGGCATCCGCGCCGTGGATCCCAAAGCGGATTACGGGTTCCAGGCGCCGCTTTGGAAAATCACCGTGACCCTGGAGGGGACGGACGCGGCCGTGATCGAGATCGCCGCGAAACCGGGCCAGGCCGAGCAGTATTTCATCCGGAACTCGCTGTATCCCGAAGAAGTTTTTGAAATTCCGTTTTACACGGTGGAGCGCATTGCCGTGAAAGACGCCTTCTTTTATCTGGATAATCCTTTCGGAATCCGCAGCTCGGAGGTCAAGGAAGTCCTGCTCCGCCGCGGCGGCAAGGAAGTCTTCCTGAGCAAGACGGAAGATAAAAAGGCCCTCTTCCAAAAGGAGCTCAGGCTCCTGGAAGACCTGGACGAAAAGGTCGCGCCGGTAGAAAAGGAAAATGTCACGCCCGCTCTTTTTCCGGAAGCGCCAGACTCCATCGAGGTGAGGCCTACTTATGGAAAAGCCTGGGTACTCGAATTCGGCGGCCCGGCCGCGGGCCGGGAAGGCTCCCGCGCGCTGCGCGTCAAGCGCACGGAAACGGTTTTTTCGGTGCCGGACACGTTTGTTTCCGAACTCTTCTCCGCGGTAGAAAAAGCCGCGGAAGAGGCGGCTCCTTCGCCTGCGGCTTCTCCCGCCGCTGCCGCTGCGTCGCCCGCCGCTCCGGAACC belongs to Verrucomicrobiia bacterium and includes:
- a CDS encoding ATP-binding cassette domain-containing protein, encoding MIEVEKLSMRYGHFTALNEISFQVREKEILGLLGPNGAGKTTAMRIMTTYLHPSSGTVRVNGADILKHPLEARRSMGYLPETAPLYLDMRTDEYLDFVGRARGLQGSRLKERLDWLQQACEIKSVWKHNLSELSKGFRQRVGLAQALIHDPKVLILDEPTSGLDPLQIMGIRDLVRDLAKEKTIIFSTHILSEVEAMADRIVILNEGRIVAQGSREELAQKVREQGEARPALTLEDIFIALLRPKKTGAVHV
- a CDS encoding DUF4340 domain-containing protein — protein: MKSSHVLVLGLILFFLGVGIAIKQLRRPAYLAASATTSLKADFDAAKVSKIVIGKGEKASSIELVKEKGWKISGAWKSAADNHKVDALLGRLKSLEGELRSTDKALLADYGIADEEAFHVHLLDGDKSLTHFLIGAKSSGAGSVFVRLKDSAEVFAVDEPLLESLGVESGPEAGEPPAEYWHDLRFFRSDTSLVREIQVLKMGPGEPVTQAGLVKQPAAAAKPEAWAFSKIGHAFALDEKKVQEYLQFLSGAMGIRAVDPKADYGFQAPLWKITVTLEGTDAAVIEIAAKPGQAEQYFIRNSLYPEEVFEIPFYTVERIAVKDAFFYLDNPFGIRSSEVKEVLLRRGGKEVFLSKTEDKKALFQKELRLLEDLDEKVAPVEKENVTPALFPEAPDSIEVRPTYGKAWVLEFGGPAAGREGSRALRVKRTETVFSVPDTFVSELFSAVEKAAEEAAPSPAASPAAAAASPAAPEPQPSASVPSA
- a CDS encoding Gldg family protein; this translates as MSNLTTVFRREINAYWNSSIAAIFIIVFVLINAGLFMTQFFLVGRAEMRSFFMMLPFLLSVFLPAVTMRLWAEEKRGNTLELLLTFPMSTHALVLGKFLASFVFYLAALAATLPVAVMLRALGTPDMGAILGGYLGSAFLGAFYLAIGIFVSGLVADQIVAFILAMLACFALHLLGMEFLSASIDGWWPGLGTFLQEYVGSASRFEAFGKGVIDGRDLIYFALGTGLFLSLNGFWLEGRMRPRAKAIFASAAAIGCGIFLMTNWFLGDVHLGRFDLTRGRLYTVSDATVKIFHDLKAPVLAKLYISPSEKMPAGMKTLEQDVVGKLEEFRVASGGRFQYKVFHMEAANITDPEAAAQQGQESAEAKAQNKGIVPFQVQSVEADEMGVRLVYSTLTLAYKEKPEEVIPQIMPDSIYNLEYLVASKIFRMTLAEKPKIAMVAPFQEQAMDPNMAALLMQLGGGKIPDRYRQDEYQIVNAMLEEEGYEVARVRLDEQEPLPEGVKTLIVLEPTELTDRQRFEINRFLVGGGSVFLGVQQYEFDYDPTGGRLKIVGRAKKPEINPLLEAWGVELDANVLADEQNEVISIAGGAQLGPFAISVPVKAPIHILVASGQMNKDLSITSQLPPLFYLWGSALKLDAAKLKSEGLETKMLFESSAHSWTVPFSEAGYVPRDLTQDKAIEQGPFPLAVWVKGQFADAYAGKPVPAWPAPQPEPGAPAPEPQPQPTLAPVTPAPGNLIVTGDATMFQKHLIQVGGHLNFIMNAVDVLTLGEGLVSIRSKQAMDPTLGRISTAQKLFWRLFVTFFSPLVIAGLWAMRVLWRRRAKQAYVKSLAAIS
- a CDS encoding fumarate hydratase, translating into MPVFEYQELYPLARETTPYKLLTREHVSTEMLGGRKILKVAPEALTLLAKQAFFDVSFYLRPGHLKKVAAILEDPEASENDRFVALTLLKNAAIAAQGQLPSCQDTGTAIVAAKKGEGVWTGGEDEKYLCRGIFETFAEKNLRYSQMAPLSMFDEKNTGTNLPAQVEIYSTSGSEYRFLFLAKGGGSANKTFLYQETKALLNEKSLLEFLKTKLFSLGTAACPPYHIAVVIGGTSAEATLKAVKLASAGYYDELPASGNDKGQAFRDREWEEKVFHLAQESGIGAQFGGKYLAHDVRVVRLPRHAASCPVGLGVSCSADRNIKAKITEEGIFLEQLETHPEKYVPDEKALKLSAPIAVNLDRPMEEVLKELGRYPVKTRLVLSGTLIVARDVAHARIQKMIDEGKPMPDYFKKHPIYYAGPAKTPEGMVTGSFGPTTAGRMDGYVEKFMALGGSRIMLAKGNRSPKVAQACKRYGGFYLGSIGGPAAILAKENILSVEIVDFEELGMEAVRKIKVKDFPAFVVCDDKGNDFFAGMAMGVEK